From a single Stomoxys calcitrans chromosome 4, idStoCalc2.1, whole genome shotgun sequence genomic region:
- the LOC106086980 gene encoding protein unc-119 homolog, producing MSVIGKQLNNLQSSNTATPPADNEKNLQSCTITPDDVLRLNKISEDYLCSPNANIYDIDFTRFKIRDLESGAVLFEIAKPPSEQYVEANMDLMTATEDLTIEETDPNAGRYVRYQFTPAFLSLTRVGATVEFTVGKLAVNNFRMIERHFFRDRLLKTFDFEFGYCIPYSKNSCEHIYEFPNLPPELVAEMISNPFETRSDSFYFVDNRLVMHNKADYAYDGGVAV from the exons ATGAGTGTTATTGGAAAACAATTGAATAATTTGCAGTCGAGTAACACTGCAACCCCTCCTGCTGATAACGAAAAAAATCTTCAATCATGCACAATAACTCCCGACGATGTGCTAAGACTAAACAAAATAAGCGAAGATTACTTGTGTTCACCAAATGCAAACATTTACGATATCGATTTTACCCGTTTCAAGATACGCGATTTGGAAAGTGGGGCTGTGCTATTCGAAATAGCGAAGCCTCCTAGTGAACAATACGTCGAAGCAAATATGGATTTGATGACAGCAACGGAAGATCTAACAATCGAAGAAACTGATCCTAACGCTGGACGTTACGTTCGTTATCAATTCACTCCCGCCTTTCTCAGTTTGACCAGAGTTGGCGCAAC TGTGGAGTTTACAGTTGGAAAATTAGCAGTAAATAACTTTAGGATGATCGAAAGGCACTTTTTCCGAGACCGCCTATTGAAAACATTTGATTTTGAGTTTGGATACTGCATACCATATTCCAAAAACAGCTGCGAACACATATACGAGTTTCCCAATCTTCCTCCGGAGCTTG TTGCCGAGATGATATCAAATCCATTTGAAACGCGTTCAGACAGTTTCTACTTTGTTGACAATCGACTTGTGATGCACAATAAGGCAGACTATGCGTACGATGGAGGAGTAGCCGTTTAA